The proteins below come from a single Hemitrygon akajei chromosome 2, sHemAka1.3, whole genome shotgun sequence genomic window:
- the LOC140737770 gene encoding zinc-binding protein A33-like isoform X1 gives MRGCFDFFPTLLTLDPKTANAHLILSRDGTEVRVGDKQEDIPDNPERFSHWLSVLGAEGFNSGQHCWEVEVGDSTVWQVGVAKASVPRKRGFAPFHWQESRKFFAPEPQAGVWALALLDGEYTALTSPPIDLRLKGKLRKLGVYLDYPAGQVSFYNADDVYHLYTFKDKFIEEIFPYFYIAHKGDSLRLTTLGI, from the exons ATGCGTGGGTGCTTCGACTTTT TTCCCACACTCCTGACTCTGGACCCGAAAACGGCGAACGCGCACCTCATCCTGTCCCGGGATGGCACGGAGGTGCGAGTGGGTGACAAGCAGGAAGACATCCCGGACAATCCGGAGAGGTTCAGTCACTGGCTGAGCGTCCTGGGCGCCGAGGGCTTCAACTCGGGCCAGCACtgctgggaggtggaggtgggcGATAGCACCGTCTGGCAGGTGGGCGTGGCCAAGGCTTCTGTCCCCCGCAAGAGAGGTTTCGCTCCCTTCCATTGGCAGGAGAGCCGGAAGTTCTTCGCCCCAGAACCCCAGGCTGGTGTCTGGGCATTGGCTCTGCTGGACGGAGAATACACTGCACTGACATCGCCTCCCATTGACCTGCGTCTGAAGGGAAAGCTGAGGAAGCTGGGGGTTTATCTGGACTATCCTGCAGGCCAGGTGTCTTTTTACAATGCCGACGACGTATACCACCTCTACACTTTCAAAGACAAATTCATCGAGGAGATCTTCCCTTACTTTTATATCGCTCACAAGGGAGACTCCCTGAGACTCACCACACTAGGCATCTGA
- the LOC140737770 gene encoding zinc-binding protein A33-like isoform X2 — protein MLPTLLTLDPKTANAHLILSRDGTEVRVGDKQEDIPDNPERFSHWLSVLGAEGFNSGQHCWEVEVGDSTVWQVGVAKASVPRKRGFAPFHWQESRKFFAPEPQAGVWALALLDGEYTALTSPPIDLRLKGKLRKLGVYLDYPAGQVSFYNADDVYHLYTFKDKFIEEIFPYFYIAHKGDSLRLTTLGI, from the exons ATGC TTCCCACACTCCTGACTCTGGACCCGAAAACGGCGAACGCGCACCTCATCCTGTCCCGGGATGGCACGGAGGTGCGAGTGGGTGACAAGCAGGAAGACATCCCGGACAATCCGGAGAGGTTCAGTCACTGGCTGAGCGTCCTGGGCGCCGAGGGCTTCAACTCGGGCCAGCACtgctgggaggtggaggtgggcGATAGCACCGTCTGGCAGGTGGGCGTGGCCAAGGCTTCTGTCCCCCGCAAGAGAGGTTTCGCTCCCTTCCATTGGCAGGAGAGCCGGAAGTTCTTCGCCCCAGAACCCCAGGCTGGTGTCTGGGCATTGGCTCTGCTGGACGGAGAATACACTGCACTGACATCGCCTCCCATTGACCTGCGTCTGAAGGGAAAGCTGAGGAAGCTGGGGGTTTATCTGGACTATCCTGCAGGCCAGGTGTCTTTTTACAATGCCGACGACGTATACCACCTCTACACTTTCAAAGACAAATTCATCGAGGAGATCTTCCCTTACTTTTATATCGCTCACAAGGGAGACTCCCTGAGACTCACCACACTAGGCATCTGA